In Paenibacillus ihbetae, the following are encoded in one genomic region:
- a CDS encoding lipase family protein, with translation MVDDETYNTLSRLAYKDLKEGAQIEDLPNWEVLEDTKSHPVSGFDAVTFVNRQTGEAVIAYRGTEGEAELSASGPDLLNDIGIGLGELGRKAEIERPFDEQITKFEDAVGITGMNDWIGEQSRSLLKKADVLGTNQMFQAEDYARDMQERHPDLNFTLTGHSLGGANAQYAAAYTGMPAVTFSAPSVIGSLSPEARRMAENGEFDSQIINFAHPGDIVASGTFGGYEGHVGSTYYIDSNYKDANDGVSLWDKIGNTFGGPNYHQLDRYKFENGYISNPLYDGETGKPVDSPRVPSDSGFFQSLHGMMNGMMAGMHGSMSSLLGTAAIAGQSAGAGTIEVTPAELRSVAETWRAHAQESQSELEGIRQRLARTMYSSHSRRLQPIVQQLDVSIMSLSQWHIQHTTDMVQYIKFKADLFEQTDRSG, from the coding sequence ATGGTCGATGATGAAACGTATAATACGTTATCACGGTTAGCTTATAAGGACTTAAAGGAAGGCGCTCAGATCGAGGATCTGCCCAATTGGGAAGTGCTGGAGGATACGAAGAGTCATCCCGTATCGGGATTTGATGCCGTTACGTTCGTGAATCGTCAGACCGGTGAGGCTGTCATTGCTTACCGTGGAACCGAGGGAGAAGCCGAGCTATCCGCCTCCGGTCCTGACCTCCTGAACGATATCGGAATCGGTCTGGGCGAGCTTGGACGAAAGGCGGAAATCGAAAGGCCGTTCGATGAGCAGATCACCAAGTTCGAGGACGCTGTCGGAATCACCGGCATGAACGATTGGATCGGCGAACAATCCAGAAGCCTTCTGAAAAAAGCCGATGTGCTCGGCACGAACCAAATGTTCCAGGCTGAAGATTATGCCAGGGATATGCAGGAGCGGCACCCGGACTTAAATTTCACGTTGACCGGCCACTCGCTTGGAGGCGCCAACGCCCAGTATGCGGCTGCCTACACCGGCATGCCGGCCGTCACCTTCAGTGCCCCGTCCGTTATCGGGAGCCTTTCGCCGGAAGCCCGGAGAATGGCCGAGAACGGCGAATTTGATTCCCAGATCATTAACTTTGCCCACCCGGGGGACATCGTTGCCAGCGGCACCTTCGGCGGGTATGAGGGTCATGTCGGATCAACCTATTACATCGACTCCAACTATAAGGATGCGAACGACGGGGTCAGCCTGTGGGACAAGATCGGCAACACCTTCGGCGGACCCAATTATCACCAGCTCGACCGCTATAAATTCGAGAACGGCTACATATCCAATCCGCTCTATGACGGAGAAACCGGAAAGCCTGTCGATTCCCCCCGAGTTCCTTCGGACAGCGGGTTCTTTCAATCGCTTCATGGGATGATGAACGGAATGATGGCCGGCATGCATGGCTCCATGTCCTCCCTTCTGGGGACAGCCGCAATAGCGGGCCAATCGGCGGGAGCGGGGACCATCGAGGTAACCCCGGCGGAGCTGCGCAGCGTTGCGGAAACGTGGAGGGCTCATGCCCAGGAGAGTCAAAGCGAGCTGGAGGGGATTCGTCAGCGGCTTGCCAGAACGATGTATTCCAGCCACAGCAGGCGGCTTCAGCCGATTGTACAGCAGCTGGATGTTTCAATTATGTCGTTGAGCCAGTGGCATATACAGCATACGACCGACATGGTCCAGTACATTAAATTCAAGGCGGATCTGTTCGAACAAACCGATCGCAGCGGATAA
- a CDS encoding YneF family protein, with protein sequence MNIVIPIVTLIVGLVAGFFIGAFYLRKQLEKMQNDPEMLQKMAKQMGYNLNSKQMQRAQQMMKNQPMPGKGQGRKRKG encoded by the coding sequence ATGAATATCGTCATTCCGATTGTTACGCTGATCGTGGGTCTGGTTGCGGGCTTCTTTATCGGGGCATTCTATCTGCGTAAGCAGCTGGAGAAGATGCAGAACGATCCGGAAATGCTGCAAAAAATGGCAAAGCAAATGGGCTACAACCTGAACAGCAAGCAGATGCAGCGCGCTCAGCAAATGATGAAAAACCAGCCGATGCCCGGCAAAGGGCAAGGCCGCAAACGCAAAGGTTAA
- the queG gene encoding tRNA epoxyqueuosine(34) reductase QueG, which translates to MTYTLGSYAPPSSVWEELKQELKSAAPELGIDDIGFASAEPFASLRGILQNHRDKGYESGFEEPDLDKRVTPALPGTEPASLIAIAVAYPSKMENPPKSEPGKYRGIMARSAWGRDYHHVLREAMSRLEAFIRERVPDAVLESMVDTGALVDRAVAERAGIGFSAKNCAIISPKFGSWIYLGEMVTNIPFPPDQPVTEGCGECTKCIDACPTGALVGPGQLNAQRCVSFLTQTKGFLSEEVMRKIGNRLYGCDTCQIVCPKNRGKNWTHHEELQPDPEKAKPLLLPILDMSNREFKETFGDTAAAWRGRKPIQRNAVIALGNFKDISAVPKLSEVLLKDPRPELRGTAAWALGRIGGEEALNNLEKSMKTEGDAQVRDMLQQALAKLNADATSENTRIETAPPAPEAAEGPGTAGAAAGKASGGESAAVPEQPRPAIQGVEPMAVPEGGPEVLYYDELQSPIGTLTVCATEKGLCLIEFGSFYVKEAVIQQWCRTWSGNGGYERDEARLAPVTDQLKRYFAGELKEFTLPLDMRGTSFQLQVWEALKSIPYGTVCSYKDIAESIGRPKAVRAVGGANNKNPVPIVVPCHRVVGADGALIGYAGGPEIKRTLLAIEGIALGR; encoded by the coding sequence ATGACCTACACACTTGGCTCGTATGCTCCTCCGTCTTCGGTATGGGAGGAGCTTAAGCAGGAGCTGAAATCTGCTGCGCCGGAGCTGGGCATCGATGACATCGGGTTCGCTTCGGCGGAGCCGTTTGCATCGTTGCGGGGAATATTGCAGAACCATCGCGACAAGGGCTATGAATCGGGATTCGAGGAGCCGGATTTGGACAAGCGGGTCACGCCTGCCTTGCCGGGAACAGAACCCGCTTCGCTGATCGCCATCGCGGTGGCGTATCCCTCGAAGATGGAGAATCCGCCGAAATCCGAACCCGGCAAGTACCGGGGGATTATGGCCCGCTCAGCTTGGGGAAGAGACTACCACCATGTGCTTCGGGAGGCGATGAGCCGGCTGGAAGCTTTTATTCGGGAGCGGGTACCGGATGCGGTGCTGGAAAGCATGGTCGACACGGGAGCGCTTGTCGACAGGGCGGTTGCGGAGCGGGCCGGAATCGGCTTTAGCGCCAAGAACTGCGCCATCATCTCTCCCAAGTTCGGGTCGTGGATCTATCTTGGGGAGATGGTCACCAATATTCCGTTTCCGCCGGATCAGCCGGTTACGGAGGGCTGCGGCGAATGCACCAAATGCATCGATGCCTGTCCAACGGGCGCGCTGGTCGGGCCCGGACAGCTGAATGCCCAGCGCTGTGTCTCTTTCTTGACGCAGACCAAAGGGTTCCTTAGCGAAGAGGTGATGCGCAAGATTGGCAACCGTCTGTACGGCTGCGATACTTGTCAAATCGTTTGTCCGAAGAATCGGGGGAAGAACTGGACGCATCATGAGGAGCTTCAGCCTGATCCCGAAAAAGCCAAGCCGCTGCTCCTGCCGATTCTGGATATGAGCAACCGCGAATTCAAGGAAACATTCGGCGATACGGCTGCCGCGTGGAGAGGTCGAAAGCCGATCCAGCGCAATGCCGTCATTGCCCTTGGCAATTTTAAAGACATTTCGGCAGTACCGAAGCTGAGCGAGGTGCTGCTGAAGGATCCGCGCCCTGAGCTGCGGGGAACCGCCGCATGGGCTCTGGGCCGCATTGGAGGCGAAGAAGCGTTGAACAACTTAGAGAAAAGCATGAAAACCGAAGGGGATGCCCAAGTACGGGACATGCTGCAGCAAGCCTTAGCGAAACTTAATGCCGATGCAACATCGGAGAATACACGGATTGAGACGGCTCCTCCGGCTCCGGAGGCAGCGGAAGGACCGGGAACTGCAGGAGCGGCGGCCGGGAAAGCGTCAGGCGGGGAATCAGCCGCCGTGCCGGAGCAGCCGCGGCCTGCGATCCAGGGCGTAGAGCCGATGGCTGTTCCCGAGGGAGGGCCGGAGGTACTGTATTATGACGAGCTCCAATCCCCGATCGGCACGCTGACCGTCTGCGCGACCGAGAAGGGGCTGTGCCTTATCGAATTCGGGAGCTTCTATGTGAAGGAAGCGGTCATTCAGCAGTGGTGCCGCACCTGGTCCGGGAACGGCGGCTATGAGCGGGACGAAGCCCGCCTGGCTCCGGTAACCGATCAGCTGAAGCGATATTTTGCAGGAGAGCTGAAGGAATTCACCCTGCCGCTGGATATGCGGGGAACCTCGTTCCAGCTCCAGGTATGGGAGGCGCTGAAATCCATTCCTTACGGAACCGTATGCTCCTATAAAGATATCGCGGAATCGATCGGACGTCCGAAGGCGGTTCGGGCAGTTGGCGGGGCGAACAACAAAAATCCGGTTCCAATCGTCGTGCCGTGCCACCGCGTCGTCGGAGCGGACGGTGCGCTGATCGGCTACGCCGGCGGACCGGAAATCAAACGGACCTTGCTGGCGATCGAGGGCATTGCATTGGGCCGGTAA
- a CDS encoding Fe-Mn family superoxide dismutase: MLYIYGAKLPARILEEIAFWKLQEMEHTDVIKAIVPGLEEPYVNVLDQWAVVFDHTQKAADTLLQYVLRHPGPPSPELIAQVEHLLRVSFEQSREFIRQLEGMKDNSRAVRNVPLAETVLLHIIRESEYFLGVLDTLNSPGALERFMEEAATPPSPPENREAREEREEQEGREAPASPASSASEAPVQGLAAPGSKPVPIGGHRLPPLPYPYNALEPYIDEATMRVHHDVHHQSYVDGLNKAEKKLEDARKSGDFELVKHWERELAFHGAGHYLHTLFWSIMNPKGGGMPDGELAQQIKKDFGSFERFKRQFSEAAEKVEGGGWAILVWSPRSHRLEILQAEKHQNLSQWDVVPLLALDVWEHAYYLKHQSKRKDYIRDWWNVVYWPEVAERFKHASKLKWQPF; the protein is encoded by the coding sequence ATGTTATATATTTACGGCGCTAAGCTGCCGGCCCGTATTCTGGAGGAGATCGCCTTCTGGAAGCTTCAGGAGATGGAGCATACCGATGTTATTAAAGCGATCGTTCCGGGGCTTGAGGAGCCCTATGTAAACGTTTTGGACCAATGGGCCGTCGTATTCGATCATACGCAAAAAGCTGCCGACACGCTGCTGCAATATGTTCTCCGTCATCCGGGCCCGCCGTCGCCCGAGCTCATCGCACAGGTCGAGCATCTGCTGCGCGTCTCCTTCGAGCAGTCCAGGGAATTCATCCGCCAGCTGGAAGGGATGAAGGATAACAGTCGTGCGGTCCGAAACGTGCCGCTTGCGGAGACGGTATTGCTTCATATCATCCGGGAATCGGAGTACTTCCTCGGCGTTCTGGATACCTTGAATTCCCCTGGAGCGCTGGAACGGTTCATGGAGGAAGCGGCAACGCCTCCTTCACCCCCGGAGAATAGGGAGGCTCGAGAAGAACGAGAAGAACAAGAAGGACGGGAAGCTCCGGCTTCACCGGCTTCCTCGGCCTCCGAGGCCCCGGTCCAAGGCCTGGCGGCTCCGGGCAGCAAGCCGGTTCCGATCGGCGGCCACCGCCTCCCTCCGCTCCCGTACCCGTACAATGCCCTTGAGCCGTATATCGATGAGGCGACGATGCGAGTCCATCACGATGTTCACCATCAAAGCTATGTGGACGGGTTGAACAAAGCCGAGAAAAAGCTTGAGGACGCACGCAAGAGCGGTGACTTCGAGCTGGTGAAGCATTGGGAGCGCGAGCTCGCCTTCCACGGGGCTGGGCATTACCTGCACACCCTGTTCTGGAGCATCATGAACCCGAAGGGCGGCGGCATGCCGGATGGAGAGCTTGCGCAGCAGATCAAGAAGGACTTTGGAAGCTTTGAACGATTCAAGCGGCAGTTTAGTGAGGCGGCTGAGAAGGTGGAGGGCGGCGGATGGGCCATTCTGGTCTGGAGCCCGCGCAGCCATCGCCTGGAAATATTGCAGGCCGAGAAGCATCAGAACCTCTCCCAGTGGGATGTGGTCCCTCTCCTGGCTCTCGATGTGTGGGAGCATGCCTATTACCTGAAGCATCAAAGCAAGCGTAAAGACTACATCCGGGATTGGTGGAACGTCGTATATTGGCCCGAAGTGGCCGAGCGTTTCAAGCATGCAAGCAAGCTGAAATGGCAGCCGTTTTAA
- a CDS encoding GNAT family N-acetyltransferase, giving the protein MHVRSFQLSDCNPVTELLQIALSEECYENTMEPFSRQLAWDSDLIMVAEEDGEIVGVLIGTIERNHGCYYRIAIHPDYRRRGIGKALVSAMEQRFQSRKVSRILVAGDEHNAAAMPFYEAMGYGASKILQSFQKLSIVMGPR; this is encoded by the coding sequence ATGCATGTTCGTTCCTTTCAGTTGAGTGACTGTAACCCCGTAACCGAGCTATTACAGATTGCTTTATCGGAAGAATGCTACGAAAACACGATGGAGCCCTTCTCCAGGCAGCTTGCTTGGGACTCCGACCTGATCATGGTGGCGGAGGAAGACGGCGAGATTGTCGGTGTCCTAATCGGGACCATCGAGCGCAATCATGGCTGCTATTATCGCATTGCCATTCATCCTGATTACCGTAGAAGAGGGATTGGCAAAGCCCTGGTATCGGCTATGGAGCAGCGTTTCCAATCACGCAAAGTCAGCCGGATCCTGGTAGCCGGAGACGAGCATAACGCTGCAGCGATGCCTTTTTATGAAGCGATGGGCTACGGAGCCAGCAAGATTTTGCAATCGTTTCAGAAGCTCAGCATTGTGATGGGGCCCCGGTAA
- the lepB gene encoding signal peptidase I translates to MGQVIPPDSAENGQSSEPRQQTGGKNGWAAELWDWVKTIAIAFVIMVLLNMFVFNLSMVKGESMQPTLTASERLFINKVVYRFAEPKHGDVIVLKDPSDGPDKKEFLVKRIVGVPGDTIEVKNQKLYVNGVPQDEKYTDVPIEDPGFKPVKLEEGRYFVMGDNRHLGKSKDSRMFGSVKESDIVGRAEFIFWPLSEIKKL, encoded by the coding sequence ATGGGACAAGTGATTCCTCCGGATTCAGCCGAGAACGGACAAAGCAGCGAGCCGCGCCAGCAGACTGGCGGTAAGAACGGCTGGGCCGCCGAACTGTGGGATTGGGTCAAGACGATCGCAATTGCCTTTGTTATTATGGTGCTTCTTAATATGTTTGTGTTTAACTTGTCGATGGTTAAGGGCGAATCCATGCAGCCGACGCTGACCGCATCGGAGCGGCTGTTTATCAATAAAGTGGTGTACCGCTTTGCAGAGCCTAAGCATGGTGACGTCATCGTGCTGAAGGACCCGAGCGACGGTCCGGATAAGAAAGAGTTTCTTGTAAAACGTATTGTCGGCGTGCCCGGGGATACCATTGAAGTAAAGAATCAGAAGCTGTATGTCAACGGCGTCCCGCAGGACGAGAAATATACGGACGTCCCGATCGAGGATCCGGGCTTTAAACCGGTGAAGCTGGAAGAGGGGCGGTATTTCGTGATGGGCGACAACCGCCACCTCGGAAAGAGCAAGGACAGCCGCATGTTCGGAAGCGTTAAGGAATCGGATATCGTGGGCAGAGCCGAATTCATATTCTGGCCGCTGTCGGAAATTAAAAAGCTGTAG
- the folE gene encoding GTP cyclohydrolase I FolE, producing the protein MAGVKDYVNDKVVENREQIEYHIEQILKLIGEDPQREGLLETPARVTRMYEEIFAGYSVDPKDVLGVTFDEQHEELVIVKDIVYYSQCEHHMAPFFGKVHIGYVPSGKIAGLSKLARLVEAVTRRLQVQERITSQIANIIVEELQPSGVMVVVEGEHLCMCARGVKKPGSKTVTSAVRGTFQSDAAQRSEFLSLIKE; encoded by the coding sequence GTGGCAGGTGTAAAGGATTATGTTAACGATAAAGTAGTAGAAAACCGGGAGCAGATCGAATACCATATCGAGCAAATTTTGAAGCTGATCGGTGAGGATCCGCAGCGTGAAGGGCTGCTGGAGACACCGGCCCGTGTCACCCGGATGTATGAGGAGATTTTCGCGGGATATTCCGTGGATCCGAAGGATGTACTGGGAGTAACCTTTGATGAGCAGCATGAAGAGCTTGTCATCGTGAAGGATATCGTATATTACAGCCAGTGCGAGCATCATATGGCCCCATTCTTCGGCAAGGTTCATATCGGCTATGTGCCGAGCGGGAAGATCGCGGGACTGAGCAAGCTGGCTCGTCTGGTTGAGGCGGTTACGCGCCGTCTTCAGGTTCAGGAACGCATCACTTCGCAAATCGCGAACATTATTGTAGAGGAGCTTCAACCAAGCGGCGTAATGGTCGTTGTGGAAGGTGAGCATCTGTGCATGTGCGCCCGCGGCGTGAAGAAGCCGGGAAGCAAGACGGTGACCTCTGCCGTACGGGGAACGTTCCAAAGCGATGCTGCCCAGCGTTCGGAATTTCTGTCGCTGATTAAGGAATAA